The Hippoglossus hippoglossus isolate fHipHip1 chromosome 19, fHipHip1.pri, whole genome shotgun sequence genome has a segment encoding these proteins:
- the mrtfba gene encoding myocardin-related transcription factor B isoform X2, whose protein sequence is MEPQACQWQLGAEGDCRMLSLLVPSPQSEAVTHEMEELTLQPAQNLPPLSERKNVLQLRLQQRRTREQLVDQGIMPPLKSPAAFHGQIRSLERARTENFLKHKIRSRPERAELVRMHILQETGAEPSLQATQMRLKRARLADNLNEKIAQRPGPLELVEKNILPVDSSVKQAIIVGQVNYPKVVDEDSCDPLSPEQPASQESQTSVPSPAESKAPETPSPAPAPAPPPLSSPIFQVLPVATKAPSDFMKVISTTEFLATRPAAPSKPGPTLVKQSQPKTASEKSRSKKGKEPKSRIKKLKYHQYVPPDQKQEASEEPMDSSYARLLQQQQLFLQLQIISQQQQHYNYQTILPAPLKPVAEGQSSAGSSLPTSIMVSLPTVPPPPPLPSAAARPHNSLSNRKPGVLPANLEEMKVAELKLELKLRGLPVSGTKTDLMERLKPFQDNLRTSAPTNIPQPTTTTSTPMDVTTATTTCTSPAIVLPVQQVTLESMRSTPPVSPNPTEPSTLQQDVGMSVGHSEVQSSPLLSFHVPEEKDRRLHEKERQIEELMRKLEHEQRLVEELKIQLQVEKRGPGGCSADSTSVSPKLTSVPALNPVATVLNSNVVKMESTFLSNCSSTASTIQNSVLGSPALTSPLPTVVKLEDLTVSGGKPLQLQSPTQLITKIQPQVSTSPQLLPQSQRSPQLRTQPQTTAPSLQQFFISHTGGVSQMLTGQAGTQILLPVSLPKNATAIQLPNTTVSLQPVLQATVSNPGLVQTSVPQLQSFQMETAPGQQLPNHNPLLQTLTVCNSSTGLENQGRPEMNPQRFLRSSPENRVSPRASPNHHISNGPLHKSPSPQPAFILQPTSLISQPPKSREPPRYEEAIKQSRNMHINNVSQVPTATSQQMDDLFDILIESGEMTPFIQQDPSVSLGKSHPITASITTLPVNTVLSRPPPPIHMAPPPTLSLTVDPTLPSLSSLATDNQLEAFLEGTLAGTSPASDLRTQGLIEELQAQLMEQHYSPMDTSDLSFCDSSSPTSSFNMGLSDPALDNMEWLDLTMPPGPGGALTPLGIPTDFLDSHDLQLHWD, encoded by the exons tccTGCAGTTGAGGCTTCAGCAAAGGCGAACCCGGGAGCAGCTGGTGGACCAGGGCATCATGCCAC CTCTCAAGAGCCCGGCAGCATTCCATGGGCAGATTCGCAGCTTGGAGAGAGCCAGG actgaGAATTTCCTGAAGCACAAGATCCGCAGTCGTCCAGAGAGAGCGGAGCTGGTCAGGATGCACATACTACAAG AGACCGGAGCAGAGCCCTCGCTGCAGGCCACCCAGATGAGGCTGAAGAGGGCCCGTCTGGCCGACAACCTGAACGAGAAGATCGCCCAGAGACCCGGCCCgctggagctggtggagaagaACATCCTGCCAGTGGATTCCAGCGTTAAGCAAGCCATCATTG TGGGTCAGGTGAATTACCCTAAGGTGGTGGATGAAGACAGCTGTGATCCCCTGTCCCCAGagcagccagccagccaggAGTCGCAAACCTCTGTCCCCTCACCCGCGGAGAGCAAAGCACCAGAGACTccatctcctgctcctgctccagcaCCTCCACCACTATCCAGCCCCATATTTCAG GTCCTCCCAGTTGCTACAAAAGCACCGTCAGACTTTATGAAAGTGATCTCTACCACTGAGTTTCTTGCCACTCGCCCAGCTGCTCCCTCGAAACCAGGACCAACACTGGTGAAA CAAAGCCAGCCGAAGACAGCCTCAGAGAAGAGTCGCAGTAAGAAGGGCAAAGAGCCAAAGTCCAGGATTAAGAAGCTGAAATACCACCAGTATGTTCCTCCGGACCAGAAGCAGGAGGCCAGTGAAGAGCCCATGGACTCGTCTTATGCCCGactactgcagcagcagcagcttttcctccagctgcagatCATCAGCCAGCAACAGCAGCACTACAACTACCAGACTATACTACCAGCACCACTCAA ACCTGTGGCAGAGGGTCAGAGCAGCGCTGGCAGCAGCCTGCCAACCTCCATCATGGTGTCTCTGCCCACTgtccccccacctccccctctgCCTTCAGCTGCGGCTCGACCACACAACTCGCTGTCCAATCGCAAGCCAGGAGTCTTGCCTGCCAacctggaggagatgaag GTGGCGGAGCTGAAACTGGAGCTGAAGCTGCGAGGCCTTCCTGTGTCAGGAACAAAGACCGACCTGATGGAGAGACTTAAGCCTTTCCAGGACAATCTCCGCACCTCTGCTCCTACCAACATTCCTCAACCGACCACTACCACCTCCACCCCCATGGACGTCACCACTGCCACCACCACCTGCACCAGCCCCGCCATTGTCCTCCCAGTACAGCAGGTGACTCTAGAGAGCATGAGATCCACGCCGCCAGTCTCACCCAACCCCACTGAGCCCTCCACCCTCCAGCAGGATGTGGGCATGTCTGTGGGACATTCCGAAGTACAGTCCTCACCTCTCCTGTCTTTTCACGTCCCGGAGGAAAAGGACAGGAGGCTCCATGAGAAGGAGCGGCAGATAGAGGAGTTGATGAGGAAGCTGGAGCACGAGCAGAGGTTGGTGGAGGAGCTCAAGAttcagctgcaggtggagaagaGAGGCCCGGGTGGCTGCAGTGCCGACTCTACCTCTGTATCTCCCAAACTAACCTCTGTCCCTGCCCTGAATCCTGTTGCTACTGTCCTGAATTCAAATGTAGTAAAAATGGAGAGTACGTTCCTGTCAAACTGTTCCTCCACTGCTTCCACCATCCAAAACTCTGTCTTGGGCTCCCCGGCTCTCACAAGCCCCCTCCCGACCGTGGTGAAGTTGGAGGATTTGACTGTTTCTGGTGGCAAGCCGCTCCAACTGCAGAGTCCAACCCAGCTCATCACGAAGATCCAGCCCCAAGTAAGCACCAGCCCGCAGCTGCTCCCACAGTCACAGAGAAGTCCCCAACTCCGGACTCAGCCTCAGACCACTGCCCCCAGCCTGCAGCAGTTCTTCATCAGCCACACGGGTGGAGTCTCCCAAATGCTGACTGGCCAGGCTGGGACTCAGATCCTGCTCCCGGTCTCACTACCCAAAAACGCTACTGCAATCCAGCTGCCGAACACCACTGTCAGCCTGCAG CCTGTCCTCCAGGCCACAGTCTCAAATCCAGGCCTGGTACAGACGTCGGTTCCTCAGCTGCAGAGCTTTCAGATGGAGACGGCACCCGGCCAGCAGTTACCAAACCACAACCCGTTGCTACAG ACTCTGACAGTGTGCAATAGTTCTACTGGTTTAGAGAACCAGGGTCGGCCTGAGATGAATCCCCAGCGTTTCCTCAGAAGCTCCCCAGAGAACAGGGTCTCTCCACGGGCCTCACCCAACCACCACATCTCCAATGGACCCCTTCATAAG TCTCCTTCTCCCCAGCCTGCCTTCATCCTCCAGCCCACCTCTCTTATCAGTCAGCCTCCCAAATCAAGAGAGCCCCCCCGCTACGAGGAGGCTATCAAGCAGAGCCGCAACATGCACATCAACAATGTCTCACAG GTTCCTACGGCAACCAGCCAGCAAATGGATGACTTGTTCGACATCCTCATAGAGAGTGGAG AAATGACACCTTTTATCCAGCAGGACCCCTCAGTGTCTCTTGGGAAGAGCCACCCCATCACAGCCAGTATCACCACCCTGCCTGTGAACACAGTGCTCTCCAGACCACCCCCACCGATCCATATGGCCCCTCCACCCACCCTGAGCCTCACCGTCGACCCCACCTTGCCAAGCCTCTCCTCTCTGGCCACAGACAACCAGCTGGAGGCCTTCCTGGAGGGGACGCTGGCTGGAACGTCGCCGGCATCAGACCTGCGCACACAGGGTCTGATAGAGGAGCTTCAGGCCCAGCTGATGGAACAGCACTACTCACCCATGGACACATCAGACCTGTCTTTCTGCgattcctcctcacccacttcCTCGTTCAACATGGGCCTGTCTGACCCGGCGCTGGACAATATGGAGTGGCTGGACCTCACCATGCCCCCGGGCCCTGGGGGGGCACTCACACCACTGGGGATCCCAACTGACTTCCTGGATTCACATGACCTGCAGCTGCACTGGGACTGA
- the mrtfba gene encoding myocardin-related transcription factor B isoform X1: MEPQACQWQLGAEGDCRMLSLLVPSPQSEAVTHEMEELTLQPAQNLPPLSERKNVLQLRLQQRRTREQLVDQGIMPPLKSPAAFHGQIRSLERARTENFLKHKIRSRPERAELVRMHILQETGAEPSLQATQMRLKRARLADNLNEKIAQRPGPLELVEKNILPVDSSVKQAIIGEVGQVNYPKVVDEDSCDPLSPEQPASQESQTSVPSPAESKAPETPSPAPAPAPPPLSSPIFQVLPVATKAPSDFMKVISTTEFLATRPAAPSKPGPTLVKQSQPKTASEKSRSKKGKEPKSRIKKLKYHQYVPPDQKQEASEEPMDSSYARLLQQQQLFLQLQIISQQQQHYNYQTILPAPLKPVAEGQSSAGSSLPTSIMVSLPTVPPPPPLPSAAARPHNSLSNRKPGVLPANLEEMKVAELKLELKLRGLPVSGTKTDLMERLKPFQDNLRTSAPTNIPQPTTTTSTPMDVTTATTTCTSPAIVLPVQQVTLESMRSTPPVSPNPTEPSTLQQDVGMSVGHSEVQSSPLLSFHVPEEKDRRLHEKERQIEELMRKLEHEQRLVEELKIQLQVEKRGPGGCSADSTSVSPKLTSVPALNPVATVLNSNVVKMESTFLSNCSSTASTIQNSVLGSPALTSPLPTVVKLEDLTVSGGKPLQLQSPTQLITKIQPQVSTSPQLLPQSQRSPQLRTQPQTTAPSLQQFFISHTGGVSQMLTGQAGTQILLPVSLPKNATAIQLPNTTVSLQPVLQATVSNPGLVQTSVPQLQSFQMETAPGQQLPNHNPLLQTLTVCNSSTGLENQGRPEMNPQRFLRSSPENRVSPRASPNHHISNGPLHKSPSPQPAFILQPTSLISQPPKSREPPRYEEAIKQSRNMHINNVSQVPTATSQQMDDLFDILIESGEMTPFIQQDPSVSLGKSHPITASITTLPVNTVLSRPPPPIHMAPPPTLSLTVDPTLPSLSSLATDNQLEAFLEGTLAGTSPASDLRTQGLIEELQAQLMEQHYSPMDTSDLSFCDSSSPTSSFNMGLSDPALDNMEWLDLTMPPGPGGALTPLGIPTDFLDSHDLQLHWD; the protein is encoded by the exons tccTGCAGTTGAGGCTTCAGCAAAGGCGAACCCGGGAGCAGCTGGTGGACCAGGGCATCATGCCAC CTCTCAAGAGCCCGGCAGCATTCCATGGGCAGATTCGCAGCTTGGAGAGAGCCAGG actgaGAATTTCCTGAAGCACAAGATCCGCAGTCGTCCAGAGAGAGCGGAGCTGGTCAGGATGCACATACTACAAG AGACCGGAGCAGAGCCCTCGCTGCAGGCCACCCAGATGAGGCTGAAGAGGGCCCGTCTGGCCGACAACCTGAACGAGAAGATCGCCCAGAGACCCGGCCCgctggagctggtggagaagaACATCCTGCCAGTGGATTCCAGCGTTAAGCAAGCCATCATTGGTGAGG TGGGTCAGGTGAATTACCCTAAGGTGGTGGATGAAGACAGCTGTGATCCCCTGTCCCCAGagcagccagccagccaggAGTCGCAAACCTCTGTCCCCTCACCCGCGGAGAGCAAAGCACCAGAGACTccatctcctgctcctgctccagcaCCTCCACCACTATCCAGCCCCATATTTCAG GTCCTCCCAGTTGCTACAAAAGCACCGTCAGACTTTATGAAAGTGATCTCTACCACTGAGTTTCTTGCCACTCGCCCAGCTGCTCCCTCGAAACCAGGACCAACACTGGTGAAA CAAAGCCAGCCGAAGACAGCCTCAGAGAAGAGTCGCAGTAAGAAGGGCAAAGAGCCAAAGTCCAGGATTAAGAAGCTGAAATACCACCAGTATGTTCCTCCGGACCAGAAGCAGGAGGCCAGTGAAGAGCCCATGGACTCGTCTTATGCCCGactactgcagcagcagcagcttttcctccagctgcagatCATCAGCCAGCAACAGCAGCACTACAACTACCAGACTATACTACCAGCACCACTCAA ACCTGTGGCAGAGGGTCAGAGCAGCGCTGGCAGCAGCCTGCCAACCTCCATCATGGTGTCTCTGCCCACTgtccccccacctccccctctgCCTTCAGCTGCGGCTCGACCACACAACTCGCTGTCCAATCGCAAGCCAGGAGTCTTGCCTGCCAacctggaggagatgaag GTGGCGGAGCTGAAACTGGAGCTGAAGCTGCGAGGCCTTCCTGTGTCAGGAACAAAGACCGACCTGATGGAGAGACTTAAGCCTTTCCAGGACAATCTCCGCACCTCTGCTCCTACCAACATTCCTCAACCGACCACTACCACCTCCACCCCCATGGACGTCACCACTGCCACCACCACCTGCACCAGCCCCGCCATTGTCCTCCCAGTACAGCAGGTGACTCTAGAGAGCATGAGATCCACGCCGCCAGTCTCACCCAACCCCACTGAGCCCTCCACCCTCCAGCAGGATGTGGGCATGTCTGTGGGACATTCCGAAGTACAGTCCTCACCTCTCCTGTCTTTTCACGTCCCGGAGGAAAAGGACAGGAGGCTCCATGAGAAGGAGCGGCAGATAGAGGAGTTGATGAGGAAGCTGGAGCACGAGCAGAGGTTGGTGGAGGAGCTCAAGAttcagctgcaggtggagaagaGAGGCCCGGGTGGCTGCAGTGCCGACTCTACCTCTGTATCTCCCAAACTAACCTCTGTCCCTGCCCTGAATCCTGTTGCTACTGTCCTGAATTCAAATGTAGTAAAAATGGAGAGTACGTTCCTGTCAAACTGTTCCTCCACTGCTTCCACCATCCAAAACTCTGTCTTGGGCTCCCCGGCTCTCACAAGCCCCCTCCCGACCGTGGTGAAGTTGGAGGATTTGACTGTTTCTGGTGGCAAGCCGCTCCAACTGCAGAGTCCAACCCAGCTCATCACGAAGATCCAGCCCCAAGTAAGCACCAGCCCGCAGCTGCTCCCACAGTCACAGAGAAGTCCCCAACTCCGGACTCAGCCTCAGACCACTGCCCCCAGCCTGCAGCAGTTCTTCATCAGCCACACGGGTGGAGTCTCCCAAATGCTGACTGGCCAGGCTGGGACTCAGATCCTGCTCCCGGTCTCACTACCCAAAAACGCTACTGCAATCCAGCTGCCGAACACCACTGTCAGCCTGCAG CCTGTCCTCCAGGCCACAGTCTCAAATCCAGGCCTGGTACAGACGTCGGTTCCTCAGCTGCAGAGCTTTCAGATGGAGACGGCACCCGGCCAGCAGTTACCAAACCACAACCCGTTGCTACAG ACTCTGACAGTGTGCAATAGTTCTACTGGTTTAGAGAACCAGGGTCGGCCTGAGATGAATCCCCAGCGTTTCCTCAGAAGCTCCCCAGAGAACAGGGTCTCTCCACGGGCCTCACCCAACCACCACATCTCCAATGGACCCCTTCATAAG TCTCCTTCTCCCCAGCCTGCCTTCATCCTCCAGCCCACCTCTCTTATCAGTCAGCCTCCCAAATCAAGAGAGCCCCCCCGCTACGAGGAGGCTATCAAGCAGAGCCGCAACATGCACATCAACAATGTCTCACAG GTTCCTACGGCAACCAGCCAGCAAATGGATGACTTGTTCGACATCCTCATAGAGAGTGGAG AAATGACACCTTTTATCCAGCAGGACCCCTCAGTGTCTCTTGGGAAGAGCCACCCCATCACAGCCAGTATCACCACCCTGCCTGTGAACACAGTGCTCTCCAGACCACCCCCACCGATCCATATGGCCCCTCCACCCACCCTGAGCCTCACCGTCGACCCCACCTTGCCAAGCCTCTCCTCTCTGGCCACAGACAACCAGCTGGAGGCCTTCCTGGAGGGGACGCTGGCTGGAACGTCGCCGGCATCAGACCTGCGCACACAGGGTCTGATAGAGGAGCTTCAGGCCCAGCTGATGGAACAGCACTACTCACCCATGGACACATCAGACCTGTCTTTCTGCgattcctcctcacccacttcCTCGTTCAACATGGGCCTGTCTGACCCGGCGCTGGACAATATGGAGTGGCTGGACCTCACCATGCCCCCGGGCCCTGGGGGGGCACTCACACCACTGGGGATCCCAACTGACTTCCTGGATTCACATGACCTGCAGCTGCACTGGGACTGA